GGAGGAGGCATGGGAGGAGGCATGGGTGGAGCCATGGGTGGTGCCATGGGAGGTTACATGAACATGATTGGAGGTGCCATGAGTGGTGCATTTGGCGGAAACATGGGCGGTGGGTTCGGTGGCAACATGGGAGGTGGCTTTGGCGGCATGGGAGGTGGCTTTGGCGGCATGGGAGGTGCTTTTGGCGGCAACATGATGGGTGGCTTGGGAGGTGGCTATGGCGGCAACATGAGTGGCGTTGGAGGTGGATATGGCGGCAACATGGGACGCAATGAAGATGGTTCCGGTGGTGCTCACGGCAACGAGAGTTCACCGCTTGTTGAGAACGTCGACAAAGACGGTGATGGAGATGATGATCGTACCACGGTTCACAACACCAGCGGTGTTGATGACCCGAATGAGTGATATTCATGTGCATTTTAATTTCTAGGGCGAAAAACTTTGATTGAGACGATGCTCTTTTGGTAGACGAATTTGATACTATGATGGTGATGCACTTTTGATTGAAACTATGATGATGATGCACTTTATTTTCAAATTTTAGTTGCTATTTGAATGCAAAACCGCGGCTGAACAGTGGCTGGTAGCAGCCGTGCGGCCGTTTTCATCTtcattttggaccatctattggagttgcaaatttggaccatcattttggaccatctgttggagttgagcttttttcggagctccaaaacgcattttttggcggtccaaattttacatctccggttttggaccgccaaattttggaccatctattggagatgctcttaattcGTTTCTAAATATCTGGCCAGTTACACGTACTTTAGACTTAACATTGTGATCCAAGTTCTGCAGCTCAATCACCTTGCCACTCGACAGTCAGCAGTTACTCCGTACCACTTCCTAGGCCCAGTCTCCCACACTACTAGGCTTACTTGACACATATACAAACCACAGATGCTGAATGTGCAACATAGAGCTGGACACTGCTGGGCTAACGAACCATTCCACTACGTATATTTTGTATGTCAGATAGTCAAAAAACTCTGAATATAATTCACAATGAAGAATTAGAATATCTTTGGTTGAGGTAAGTAACACTCACAGCGCATTGTTGTTTATCAAATGCAAAAAGAGTTCTGTTCAAAGCTTGCTCTTCTTTGGTAAATGTAGGAAGTGAAACTTTCAGAGCAAAGAGCAGCTAGTGCCTTTACAGTATAAGCTTAACAAAAGAGCAGCATCCACTCCCTATGTTGCACAATACTATTAAGCCCTTTGGTAATTCGATTTCACTCTTTTGGGGTATGCACAATATATGCTTAACATGGAAACAGTGTGCATAGCTTCAGAGGATTACGATGAAATCGGTAAAAGCATCCAACCCAAGGATATTGCAAAGATATTGGTCACCTTTACCTCTGAAAAGGCTTCAATTGTTATATACAAACCAAACAATATAGTACTTGATATACTCTGAAAGAGTAAAAGGGGCGCTATTCATAACAACTGCTGCCTCTGTACTATTTTTGACTAATATTTATTTATGGAAGACTGATTTACCTATGTATATTGATGATTTATTGACATAGGATTGCTCAGCCTCAATAAACTAAATCAGGGCCTGTTTCAAATACTGGAATTTTGCAGGTTTTGGGGATAGACGGAAATGTTCACTTAGTGTTGGATGTTCTATCCTACTGAATTTCATGTTACAAATTGGTCATATTGCTGTATATTGACACTAAGTTGCTTGACTTTCAGCTATATACATGAGTtctgatgatgggtagtcgcactaCCATATCCCCGTGTGTGTGTATACCATATAACATGCCATAAGGGCGCAGGTGTACGCAAGACTAAGAGGCCATACATAGCACCACCGACCTAGGCGGCCTACGCTCTGGGTGTAAAGCAACCATTCCTTTCAGGTACTCATATCCGGTCCAGAGACCTACCCATATACGACAAGGATATCCTCATGTACAAGAATGGAGGTTACGTTTTATGGTCAACACGAGGCTAACAAATATCATAGGAAATTGTAAAAATGATGATTTATTTAACTACTATGCGTAAACTGAAGTGAGCATTCATTTGCCATTTCCCAGTTCATGTAAAGAGTGATATTGACCATACCACACAGACATGCTTTCTTGATGGATGTATATCAATGGAATGCACCATGCCGGTGGCGACACCACGACCCCTAAAAAATCACAAGTTCATCAAGTCAGCATAAATAGCACTACATGGTGCAGTCGGGATGATGAAAACTCAATGAAATGAAGTTTCACAGCGCAAAGATAATGATCATTTCTGAATTTTTAAACAGCTGATGTCGAGAAGCAACAGTTCAAAGAGGAATTTGCGTATCAATCGTGGACTAGATATCGACAGTAGACTATATTGGTTCAGCCACCAGTTGAAATTCGTAAGATATACATTTGGTGCCATATTAGAACATGTGAAAGAAGCTTGACCGTACAACTATATGTTTGCTGGGAGGCTACAGCTGGATCCACACGACTTGCGCGAGTAGACTTGGACCTAAAAGCCGTAATTTCTCTGAAAAGCCACAAACATCCAAAATTTCCACATCTCATTTAATAGAACAGGAACCAGCTAGTACCCACATTAGAGAATATCTTAGTAGTACACTATGGTTCAAACATAAGCACACATGACTGCAGCCTATGAAGTTTGGCGTCTGCAATCTTATGAGTTGCTACTAATCCGGAAATAAAATGAAGAATATGAGCAAATGAGCAATAGCCTTCAGGAAACAGGCTATAAAATTTACATAATATTTTGAAACATATTGTACCGAACATAATCATCTGATCCCTACAAGAACAAGCTGGTCACATGTTGACATGAGACCATAAACTTAGTTTTATTTGTAAATACTATAGCACAATGACATGCATACCATAATCAGATAACCAAACTAGTGAAGTGTAGATCCCCAAATTTCAGAGCAATCCGCAGAAGGAGCGCCCAGTGAGCATACACCGCGTACCCACAACTGATCACTTTCAGGCAGCAGAAACTGTAAGAGCCGGCACTCACCAGACGCCCTTGCACTGCGCCACCACGGCGTCCCCTTTCCTGCGGTCCCACCACTGCACGCCGCAGCCGGCGCCGCCGGTGGCGAACTCGGCGGACGACGCCCATCTCGCCGCCCCGTACCCCGACATGCCCTTCCCATCCCACACCCTCCTCGCCACCAccctgccgtcgccgccgtccgACACCACGTGCACCCTCCCGTCCTCCCCCGCCGTCACCCACCCCTCGCCGCCGCAGTCGAGCCCGCGCACGGGCCCCACATGGAACCCCGCGCCGCCGGGGACGGACACCGCCGAGTCGGTGtcgaaggaggaggggaggaggtggagggagccggaggaggtggcggcggcgaggacggAGGGGGAGCAGCGGAGGGCCGTGGGCCGGGAGGGGAGCGGGAGGGAGGCGAGCGGGGAGGCGGGGTCGTGGAGCGGGAGGAGGCTGAGGCGCGAGGAGGCGGGCACGGAGGGGTCGTGGACGGCGGCCGCCAGGAGgcggccggaggaggcggaggacggGAGCCAGCGGACGAGGTCGATCGAGAAGGGGAGCGGGTGGCGACGGAAGGAGGGAGGGTCCGCCATTGTTGGCTGTTGCTTGGAGGGTttggggcggtggtggtggcgctGGCTTGGAGTCGCGCTCCCACCGGCGGCGGAGCTAGGTTtcacgggcggcggcgcgagcgaaCGGCGACGGAGAGTAAAGGGGCGTCGCTGGTTCTGGGCTGTCGTCTATGGGGAATTCTGTTCGTGGGCTGCACTGCACAGCCTTTAAACATCCCTGGCCCAACATTAATACAAAATTATGAAAATGGTCTATCCTAAAAAAAAGTAATGAAAATGGTCCCTATCTCTCTTTTGCATCTCTTTCTTCGTATATCTGTTATGCTACATAAACAAGGACATGTAAAATGTAATGCGGCATATATAATATGGAAGAGTTTCTCATACTaatttttactccctccgtcccattatataagaacgttttgcaagctgttttatattatgggacgcagGGAGTAGTATATTTTAGAATTTAGATGGTGCTAAGACCCCCTTGATCTTCTGTACATAATGAGCTCTTTCGTGCAGCTCATCGTGTacgcgttgtactccctccgtccggaaatatttgtcggagaaatggatgaatctagacgtatttttgttatagatacatccaattttatccatCAGGACGAAGGAAGTAGATTACTAAAATGAGCAGTACATTCATGTAATTTTCATGCGTACggccatcatgcatggcatccaTGTACATGAATTGCATACTGGAGGCATGAATGAAGGGTCTATAAATTGAGACTGTGTTCAGCAACCTATGCATCAATCGAGAGGATATATATGAGGATATGGGGTCATGCAGAAGAAGAAAAATGGTTGTGTAGTTATTTTTGTAAGCCCTACATGTGAGCTGGGATATTAGAGGATACCTGAGATGTTACATGGAGCTTGACTGTGGGGTTGTTCATGTGAGAGATGCTTTACCCCAATGTGAGAGGATAGATATGTGCTTTGCTTGTAAACCCTGACTAGCACACACCTGCTATCAGGCCTCGACGCTTGTTTGTGGTGAGGGCTTCTTCGGTGGTCGTCGATGGTGGAGTCAAAGCTGCCCTCGTGGAGGTGTGATGATGATGACACCGGGTTGCAACCTCGACGACGCTTTTCTCCTCGGCGACGTGTGTGCGTTCTTATGTTGGTGGCCAGGTTGCCCATGGTGCCTTGTTTTAGCGGGCATGATGTGACGGCTTTCGCTCAGTTTTTCGGTAATCAACCGGGCAATTCTCTTTGATCTTTTTTAATTAATCGGGCCCTAAAGGGCCGCGTCTCAAAAAAAATGAACGAAAAGAGACTGCCAATAAACATCAACGGAGGATGGTTAGAAAGATAGATTACAAACTCTAGAACAATTGGTTTGTGACATCCTCAAAAAATGCACTGACTCTGTAGAAAAAGTTAGCTTGCTAAATAAAAATTGGATGGAAAAGAATAGAATATCATTTTcaattcatgaaaactcacatgTACATTGCTTCACGTCTGCCCAACTCTTAATTAATTAGATGGATATCTCTGGTCATCTTtcctccaagtccggcaatggCCGCTGCCGCATTCGTCCCTCGGAGGCTGGCACCTTGGTCTCCGCCGCCGAGGAAATGTGATCTAAAATctgcacacacacaaaaaaaaactcaCACCACCGTACTATAGAACAGAGGAGAGTTAGTTAAATGCAGCACACATGTGCTCGCCACACCATATTGTTTCTAAGAGAAAGCAGAGTTAAATGGAACAGCAGTCTTGGCCCATATGGTCTCACCTGCTAGTCAGGCCTTGGTCCTGAGGTGGCTAAAAATGTAGTACCACCACGCCGAGAGAAGAGGCTTGTGACCAACATATAAGGTGATCTCCAATGGTCCACCTAGTTGAGGCACTAGGAGGAAGTATGCTACATGTACACACACCAC
This DNA window, taken from Triticum aestivum cultivar Chinese Spring chromosome 1D, IWGSC CS RefSeq v2.1, whole genome shotgun sequence, encodes the following:
- the LOC123179990 gene encoding nuclear pore complex protein NUP43, yielding MADPPSFRRHPLPFSIDLVRWLPSSASSGRLLAAAVHDPSVPASSRLSLLPLHDPASPLASLPLPSRPTALRCSPSVLAAATSSGSLHLLPSSFDTDSAVSVPGGAGFHVGPVRGLDCGGEGWVTAGEDGRVHVVSDGGDGRVVARRVWDGKGMSGYGAARWASSAEFATGGAGCGVQWWDRRKGDAVVAQCKGVWGRGVATGMVHSIDIHPSRKHVCVVGGSSGTIFAWDLRWAQQPIPLSGVGLDETAQPLCESEVWEVLFDNYTQSSDIISSVSTRILPVMLCSEDGILAIVEQDEWPLALLAEPCAINSFDIDPQNPSDVVCALEWESIGVLTRGSDAMAEE